A genomic window from Halogeometricum sp. S3BR5-2 includes:
- the dgoD gene encoding galactonate dehydratase, whose translation MKITGYELFAVPPRWLLLKLETDEGTVGWGEPIVQGRLETVRTAVSELVEGYLVGADPLRIDYHWRKLYQSGYFRGGPILMSALAGVDQALWDIKGRHHGVPVHDLLGGHVRDRLMVHQWVGGDSVDDVVEMAAQSRERGYRAFKLNYPREFRPLETPAVVDGVVDRVAAIRDAVGDEALVGLDFHGRVSKPMAAKLLDRLEPHDLMFVDQPLLPEQLDGFDRINSRTSIPIATGERLYSRWEFKPLFVEDAVSVIQPDVTHVGGISEMRKLASMAEAFDVAVVPHCPLGPVAFAASLQVAFCSQNLVLQEQDLELHDPGSSQRLALLEDPEAFGFEDGYVERPTGPGLGIEPDEEYIREKAQTDVNWYNPVWHHEDGSIAEW comes from the coding sequence ATGAAAATTACCGGGTACGAGCTGTTCGCCGTTCCGCCGCGGTGGCTGCTGCTCAAACTGGAGACGGACGAGGGGACGGTCGGGTGGGGGGAGCCGATAGTTCAGGGACGCCTCGAAACCGTCCGAACGGCGGTGTCGGAACTGGTAGAGGGCTACCTCGTGGGGGCCGACCCGCTGCGCATCGACTACCACTGGCGGAAGCTCTACCAGAGCGGCTACTTCCGCGGCGGGCCCATCCTGATGAGCGCGCTCGCCGGCGTCGACCAGGCGCTCTGGGACATCAAGGGCCGCCACCACGGCGTGCCGGTGCACGACCTGTTGGGCGGGCACGTCCGCGACCGACTCATGGTCCACCAGTGGGTCGGCGGCGACAGCGTCGACGACGTCGTCGAGATGGCTGCACAGAGCCGCGAACGGGGCTATCGGGCGTTCAAGCTCAACTACCCGCGGGAGTTCCGCCCGCTGGAGACGCCCGCCGTCGTCGACGGCGTCGTCGACCGAGTGGCGGCCATCCGCGACGCCGTCGGCGACGAGGCGCTGGTCGGGCTCGACTTCCACGGTCGGGTGTCGAAACCGATGGCCGCGAAACTGCTCGACCGGCTCGAACCGCACGACCTGATGTTCGTCGACCAACCGCTGCTCCCCGAGCAGTTGGACGGGTTCGACCGCATCAACAGTCGGACGAGCATTCCCATCGCCACGGGCGAGCGGTTGTACTCCCGCTGGGAGTTCAAACCGCTGTTCGTCGAGGACGCCGTCTCGGTCATCCAGCCCGACGTGACGCACGTCGGGGGAATCAGCGAGATGCGGAAACTCGCGTCGATGGCCGAGGCGTTCGACGTGGCCGTCGTCCCGCACTGCCCGCTCGGCCCCGTCGCCTTCGCCGCCAGCCTGCAGGTGGCGTTCTGCTCGCAGAACCTCGTCCTGCAGGAGCAGGACCTCGAACTGCACGACCCGGGGTCGAGCCAACGGCTCGCTCTGCTCGAAGACCCCGAGGCGTTCGGGTTCGAGGACGGCTACGTCGAGCGTCCGACCGGACCCGGACTCGGCATCGAACCCGACGAGGAGTACATCCGCGAGAAGGCGCAGACCGACGTGAACTGGTACAACCCCGTTTGGCACCACGAGGACGGAAGTATCGCCGAATGGTGA
- a CDS encoding SDR family NAD(P)-dependent oxidoreductase, with protein sequence MSVLERLSLEGETAIVTGAAQGLGKQMATGLTQMGADVAIADLNVEKAEETAAELDGETTVVAVPVDVTDEASVEAMVEEVEDRLGPIDVLVNNAGIVENSPAEETSIESWRRVVAVNLDGVFLCAKHVGRRMLERGEGRIVNIASMSGFDVNVPQKQASYNTTKAGVSMLTKSLAVEWGDRGVRVNAIAPGYMRTELVDEVLAANPEMEAEWVENTPMERLGRPEELRELVVYLASDASSYMTGSTVSMDGGYTAR encoded by the coding sequence ATGAGCGTACTCGAACGCCTCTCCCTCGAAGGAGAGACGGCTATCGTCACCGGCGCGGCGCAGGGACTCGGCAAACAGATGGCCACCGGCCTCACGCAGATGGGCGCGGACGTCGCCATCGCGGACCTCAACGTCGAGAAGGCGGAGGAGACGGCCGCCGAACTCGACGGCGAGACGACGGTGGTCGCCGTCCCCGTCGACGTCACCGACGAGGCGTCCGTCGAAGCGATGGTCGAGGAGGTGGAGGACCGCCTCGGCCCGATAGACGTGCTGGTGAACAACGCCGGCATCGTCGAGAACTCCCCCGCCGAGGAGACGAGCATCGAGTCGTGGCGGCGCGTCGTCGCGGTCAACCTCGACGGCGTCTTCCTCTGTGCGAAGCACGTCGGCCGGCGGATGCTCGAACGCGGCGAGGGTCGCATCGTCAACATCGCGTCGATGTCCGGGTTCGACGTGAACGTCCCGCAGAAGCAGGCCAGCTACAACACGACGAAGGCGGGCGTTTCGATGCTAACGAAGTCGCTCGCCGTCGAGTGGGGCGACCGCGGGGTGCGCGTCAACGCCATCGCGCCGGGGTACATGCGGACGGAACTCGTCGACGAGGTGCTCGCGGCGAACCCGGAGATGGAGGCGGAGTGGGTCGAGAACACGCCGATGGAACGGCTCGGCCGCCCGGAGGAACTCCGCGAACTCGTCGTCTACCTCGCTTCCGACGCCTCCTCGTACATGACGGGGTCGACCGTCTCGATGGACGGCGGCTACACGGCCCGGTAA
- a CDS encoding rhamnulokinase, with protein sequence MRHVAIDIGASGGTVHLGTVTESAFDVREVHRFENRPVERDGRYVWDLDALRERMVRGIEAADEAAAGPLDTVGIDTWGLDFGLLADGEVLRNPVSYRDPESAARREELFEAVGKRRLFEASGVTNWNTPNTLWQLYTLAREEPELLERADRLLMTPQLLSTLLGGRAAGEVTVASSSQMVDPGRRAWATDLLEDLSLPVDLLPTLEEPGARLGTLDDDAAAGLAGTPELLTPASHDTASAVAGLPLTDDAAFLSTGSWFILGCERDDPVRTDAAYENGLSNELGADGTVRLLKNVDGFFLLEECRQAWREAGEDADYESLLAAAAEADPRAALVVPDAGDFRIDEPMPAQVRAFCRETDQPVPEGRGEVVRCLLDGLVTKTALVLDELDAVTAEPLRRIHLGGGGVRNELFCRLLADATGRPVTAGPVEATAVGNVLTQAVASGTLPSVDAGRRLVEAEFETRTYEPANPEEWEREKERLAELEAA encoded by the coding sequence ATGAGACACGTCGCGATAGACATCGGCGCCAGCGGCGGAACCGTCCACCTCGGGACCGTGACCGAGTCGGCGTTCGACGTGCGCGAGGTGCACCGCTTCGAGAACCGGCCCGTCGAGCGCGACGGGCGGTACGTCTGGGATCTCGACGCCCTGCGCGAGCGGATGGTGCGGGGAATCGAGGCCGCCGACGAGGCGGCGGCGGGCCCCCTCGACACCGTCGGTATCGACACGTGGGGGCTCGACTTCGGCCTCCTCGCGGACGGCGAGGTGCTGCGGAACCCCGTCTCCTACCGCGACCCCGAGTCGGCGGCGCGGCGCGAGGAACTGTTCGAGGCGGTCGGGAAACGCCGCCTGTTCGAGGCGTCTGGCGTCACCAACTGGAACACGCCGAATACGCTCTGGCAGTTGTACACGCTCGCCCGCGAGGAGCCGGAACTGCTCGAACGGGCCGACCGACTGCTGATGACGCCGCAACTGCTCTCGACGCTGCTCGGCGGCCGCGCGGCGGGGGAGGTGACCGTCGCCTCCTCCTCGCAGATGGTCGACCCCGGGCGGCGCGCGTGGGCGACGGACCTCCTCGAAGACCTCTCCCTCCCGGTCGACCTCCTCCCGACGCTGGAGGAACCGGGGGCGCGACTCGGTACCCTCGACGACGACGCGGCCGCCGGACTGGCCGGAACGCCCGAACTCCTGACGCCGGCGAGCCACGACACCGCCTCGGCCGTCGCCGGGTTGCCCCTGACCGACGACGCCGCCTTCCTCAGCACGGGGTCGTGGTTCATCCTCGGCTGCGAGCGCGACGACCCGGTGCGCACGGACGCCGCCTACGAGAACGGGCTCTCGAACGAGTTGGGCGCCGACGGCACCGTTCGCCTCCTGAAGAACGTGGACGGCTTCTTCCTGCTCGAGGAGTGCCGGCAGGCGTGGCGGGAGGCGGGCGAGGACGCCGACTACGAGAGCTTACTCGCGGCGGCGGCGGAGGCGGACCCTCGGGCGGCGCTGGTCGTCCCCGACGCCGGCGACTTCCGCATCGACGAACCGATGCCCGCCCAGGTGCGCGCGTTCTGTCGCGAGACGGATCAGCCCGTTCCCGAGGGGAGGGGCGAAGTCGTCCGGTGTCTCCTCGACGGACTGGTGACGAAGACGGCGCTCGTCCTCGACGAGTTGGACGCCGTCACGGCGGAACCGCTCCGGCGGATTCACCTCGGGGGCGGCGGCGTCCGGAACGAGCTATTCTGTCGGCTGCTAGCCGACGCGACGGGGCGGCCCGTGACCGCCGGTCCGGTGGAGGCGACGGCCGTCGGCAACGTCCTGACGCAGGCGGTGGCGTCGGGGACGCTTCCGAGCGTCGACGCCGGGCGTCGACTCGTCGAGGCCGAGTTCGAGACGCGGACGTACGAACCGGCGAACCCCGAGGAGTGGGAGCGAGAGAAGGAGCGGTTGGCCGAACTCGAAGCCGCGTGA
- a CDS encoding class II aldolase/adducin family protein: protein MSESETSDRDVRRTICEYGRQLLADDLTTGTGGNLSARVGEDRIAISPSGVPYEDIEPTDVPVVRTDGTVLEGDIEPSSELPMHLAVYEARPDVGGVVHTHSPYATTFASLGEPIPASHYLLAFAGSEVPVTRYETHATPEIGEAAVDALGEEVSATLLRNHGVLTADASLEDAYTVAQMVEFCARIHHQARAVGDPEVLPDEEMDRLAEKLDAYGQ from the coding sequence GTGTCCGAATCAGAGACGAGCGACCGCGACGTCAGACGCACCATCTGCGAGTACGGTCGGCAACTGCTGGCGGACGACCTGACCACCGGCACCGGCGGAAACCTGAGCGCCCGCGTCGGCGAGGACCGCATCGCCATCAGCCCCTCGGGGGTCCCCTACGAGGACATCGAACCGACGGACGTGCCCGTCGTCCGAACCGACGGCACCGTCCTGGAGGGCGATATCGAACCGTCGTCGGAACTGCCGATGCACCTGGCCGTCTACGAGGCGCGGCCGGACGTGGGCGGCGTCGTCCACACGCACTCCCCGTACGCGACGACGTTCGCCTCGCTGGGCGAGCCGATTCCGGCGTCGCACTACCTGCTGGCGTTCGCCGGGTCGGAGGTGCCGGTGACGCGCTACGAGACGCACGCGACGCCGGAGATAGGCGAGGCGGCCGTCGACGCCCTCGGCGAGGAGGTCAGCGCGACGCTGCTCCGGAACCACGGCGTCCTGACGGCCGACGCGTCACTGGAGGACGCCTACACCGTCGCGCAGATGGTGGAGTTCTGCGCGCGCATCCACCACCAGGCCCGCGCCGTCGGCGACCCGGAGGTGCTTCCGGACGAGGAGATGGACCGACTGGCCGAGAAACTGGACGCCTACGGGCAGTGA
- a CDS encoding ABC transporter ATP-binding protein encodes MAGITIDNVTKRFGAEDNAVVAVDDVSLDIDDGEFVVFVGPSGSGKSTLLRMVAGLEQQSEGDVVIGDTVVNELGPRARDIAMVFQNYALYPNMTVEENMSFGLKMSTDMDDDEIARTVTDTAEMMGIGNLLDDTPGELSGGQQQRVALGRSIVRDPNVFLMDEPLSNLDAKLRTEMRTEINRLQQDLGVTTLYVTHDQTEAMTMGDRLVVLNYGELQQVGTPLECFYRPANRFVAGFLGSPSMNFFEGRVDGGTLRADGFDYDLTERMQPSVGDRNAVVLGARPEDVTLRDDAGADCEFEAAVDVVEPMGSISYVYLRPTRGDREETFVVEADGQRPIREGETVGVKIPDEDVHLFDAETGETIHQRRLDDEARVALDERMQTAQGST; translated from the coding sequence ATGGCAGGAATCACCATCGACAACGTCACGAAACGCTTCGGAGCGGAAGATAACGCCGTCGTCGCCGTCGACGACGTGTCACTGGATATCGACGACGGCGAGTTCGTCGTCTTCGTCGGCCCCTCGGGAAGCGGGAAGTCGACGCTCCTGCGGATGGTGGCCGGACTCGAACAGCAGAGCGAGGGCGACGTCGTCATCGGCGACACCGTCGTCAACGAACTCGGGCCGCGCGCCCGCGACATCGCGATGGTGTTCCAGAACTACGCGCTGTACCCGAACATGACCGTCGAGGAGAACATGTCGTTCGGGCTGAAGATGTCGACCGACATGGACGACGACGAGATAGCGCGGACGGTCACCGACACCGCCGAGATGATGGGTATCGGAAATCTGCTGGACGATACGCCCGGCGAACTCTCCGGCGGCCAGCAGCAGCGAGTCGCCCTCGGCCGCTCCATCGTCCGCGACCCGAACGTGTTCCTGATGGACGAACCGCTCTCGAACTTGGACGCGAAGCTCCGGACGGAGATGCGCACCGAGATAAACCGCCTCCAGCAGGACCTCGGCGTGACGACGCTGTACGTCACGCACGACCAGACGGAGGCGATGACGATGGGCGACCGACTGGTCGTGCTCAACTACGGCGAACTCCAGCAGGTGGGCACACCGCTGGAGTGTTTCTACCGCCCGGCGAACCGCTTCGTCGCCGGCTTCCTCGGGTCGCCGTCGATGAACTTCTTCGAGGGACGCGTCGACGGCGGGACGCTCCGCGCCGACGGGTTCGATTACGACCTGACCGAGCGGATGCAGCCGTCGGTGGGCGACCGGAACGCCGTCGTCCTCGGCGCCCGCCCCGAGGACGTGACGCTCCGCGACGACGCCGGCGCCGACTGCGAGTTCGAGGCCGCCGTGGACGTCGTCGAACCGATGGGCAGCATCTCGTACGTCTACCTCCGCCCGACGCGCGGGGACCGCGAGGAGACGTTCGTCGTGGAGGCGGACGGCCAGCGCCCGATACGGGAGGGAGAGACCGTCGGCGTGAAGATTCCCGACGAGGACGTCCACCTGTTCGACGCCGAGACGGGCGAGACCATCCACCAGCGCCGACTCGACGACGAGGCGCGCGTCGCGCTGGACGAGCGGATGCAGACGGCGCAGGGGTCGACGTAA
- a CDS encoding carbohydrate ABC transporter permease, whose product MKTDVDANPGASGEPTRPSRRFSKDTRNRLAAVGRHAALLLWTVVVLFPLYWIVSMSLKPPREAISLPPDWVFLPTVFNYLRLVQESSFIAAFANSLFMVTASVILVLLIGVPAAYVLSRYDIPKQRDVLVWILSSRMLPPIAVVIPFFVIFRSLNLYDTRIGMIFMYVTINISLVVWVMKAFFDGIPEALEEAARVDGATRFQGFRKVVLPAAKPGIFSVAIISFIFAWIELLFGLVLTNNRAVTVSMQVYQFIGVRQIEWGLLAAASTAVILPVLVFVVAVNKYLAAGLSFGVVIKE is encoded by the coding sequence ATGAAGACCGACGTGGACGCGAACCCGGGCGCGAGCGGCGAACCCACGCGCCCCTCGCGGCGGTTCTCGAAGGACACGCGGAACCGACTCGCCGCCGTCGGCCGCCACGCCGCGCTCCTCCTGTGGACCGTCGTCGTGCTGTTTCCGCTGTACTGGATCGTCTCCATGTCGCTGAAGCCGCCGCGGGAGGCCATCTCGCTGCCGCCGGACTGGGTGTTCCTTCCGACGGTGTTCAACTACCTGCGACTCGTCCAGGAGTCGAGTTTCATCGCGGCGTTCGCCAACAGCCTGTTCATGGTCACGGCGTCGGTGATTCTCGTGTTGCTCATCGGCGTCCCGGCGGCGTACGTCCTCTCGCGGTACGACATCCCGAAACAGCGGGACGTGCTCGTGTGGATACTCTCCTCGCGGATGCTCCCGCCCATCGCCGTCGTCATCCCGTTCTTCGTCATCTTCCGGTCGCTGAACCTCTACGACACCCGAATCGGGATGATATTCATGTACGTCACCATCAACATCTCGCTGGTCGTGTGGGTGATGAAGGCGTTCTTCGACGGCATCCCGGAGGCGCTGGAGGAGGCCGCGCGCGTCGACGGCGCGACGCGGTTCCAAGGCTTCCGCAAGGTGGTCCTCCCGGCGGCCAAACCCGGCATCTTCTCCGTCGCCATCATCAGCTTCATCTTCGCGTGGATAGAGCTCCTGTTCGGCCTCGTGCTGACGAACAACCGCGCGGTGACGGTGTCGATGCAGGTGTACCAGTTCATCGGCGTCCGCCAGATAGAGTGGGGTCTGCTCGCGGCGGCCTCCACGGCGGTCATCCTGCCGGTGTTGGTGTTCGTCGTCGCGGTCAACAAGTACCTCGCCGCGGGACTCAGCTTCGGCGTGGTGATCAAAGAATGA